GCGAAGCGCGAATGATCCGCGTCACTCCAGCCGACGTGCTCGCCCAGTCCCCGTTCACCGTCGCCTCCGACGATGATCGTTGCCGAAGGCCTCTCGCCGCCCGGATACGACGGCATCGGCACGGTCCGGATGCAGACCGTCAGCCAGTGGATCGCCAGGGGAAGTGCTTCGATCTTCGCACGCAGAGGGCTCGGAGCCTCAGCCAAGACTCCCTCCCTGACGGCCGGCGGAGCGAAGGCACCCGGCCGGATCAATCATGGGCGCAGCGGAAACCTGCGAAGATCTGGCGGCGCTGGGGCAGGTCCCAGTTCCGGAATGTGTTGCGGATCGCAATCGATGCCGTGGCCCACGAGCCGCCGCGCAGCACTTTGTGCGCGCTGCCGAAATGAACCTGCGAGTATTCGGGGTACGGGAAGGCGCGGAACCCGGGATACGGCAGGAAATCGCTTGCCGTCCATTCCCAGACGTCGCCGAGCATCTGCCCGCAGCCGTAGTAACTGCGACCTTGCGGATACGCACCGACGGCAGCCGGCGCGAACGTGCGCTGGTCGAGGTTGGCGCGGTGGGGCGACGGTTCGCTGTCGCCCCAGGGATAGAGTCGCGCGACGCCGCGCTCGAGGTCCCAGGCGGCCGCCTTTTCCCATTCGGCCTCGCTCGGCAGCCTTCTCCCGAGCCAGCGCGCGCACGCGACCGCCTCGTACCAGCAGACGTGAACCACGGGACGATCCGCGACGAGCGGCGCCCTGCGGCCGAAGGCAAGCTCGCTCCAATTCCCGTCGCCCTCGCGTCTCCATCCGGCGGGATGATTCGCGCCCGATTCACGCAGCCACTGCCATCCTTCGGTCGTCCACATTTCGCGACGCCTGTAACCGCCGTCTTCGACGAAGCGTGCGAACACCTCGTTGGTCACCGGGTGCGCGTCGATCCAGAACGACGGCAGGTCGACGATGTGGCAGGGCCTCTCGTTGTCGTAGGCCGCGCTGCGATCGTCGCTTCCCATCGTGAACGGGCCGGCCGCGATGAGCACTTCTTCGCCGCTGCCGGCGGCGCAGGCCGGTGGCTGAGTCTCGATGCGCCGCGACGGCTCGTACTGAGGGAAATTCGTCAGCTGGATCCCCTGCAGGATCGTCTCGCCATGCTGCGCCTCGTGCTGGGCGATCATCGAAAAAACGTAGCCGTCGCGCAGCAACGGGTCTTCGGAAGTCAGCGGCGCCGAATCGAGCAGTGCCAGCGTCGCGTCGCGTGCAGCCTCGAGGTCGGACAGGCATTGTGCGCCACTCGAAAGCGCCAGCGAGCCGCGAACACGGCGAGGATGTCGGATCGGATCGTAGATGCCGGCGTCGTACGCCGGCACGTCGGCGGTACCGCGGCGCGACGCCGTCCGGTACACCCATTCCTGCTCGTAGCTCGCGATGTGGCCGAGGTCCCAGACGACGGGGCTCAGGATCGGCGAATGCTGCGACGTAAGGCCGGCCGGCGTCAGAGGCGCGACGATCTCGAGAGTCCGTTCGCGTTGTTCCTGCAGCTCTGTCCGCAGTCGCTCGCGAAGGCGCGCCGGCCGGTCCGCATGGGCACGGTAGCGCAGCAGCAGCAGCGCAAACAGGCAGTCGGGGTCGGTGAAAGTTTCGACGTGCCCGAACCCGTGTCGCATCGCATCGGCGATCATCTGCTCGGTACGGAACTTGCGGCTGATCTCGACGAGCACTTCCTCGCCGGCCTCGATGCGGAACTGCCTTTTCCATCGGGGCAACGTGACGACGACCGGCCGCAGCGCGCGCGCGAAAATGTCGATGCGCGATTTTTCCTCGTTCCAGCGCGCGACGTGCTCGAGCGATGCAACGTCGACTTCGGTGCCGAGCTCCCGGTTCATGCGCGAGAACAGGTTGAGCGTGAACGCTGCGCTCCATCCGTCGGCGTCGTTGTAGGCCGCCTCGAGGACGCGGGTGTCCTTGACGAGGTCGATTCCGAGAAGCAGCTGGTCGCGGTCGGCGAGGTTGGCCGTGAGCATCGTGAAAAATTCGCCGAGCTCATCGGGATTCAGATTGCCGATGCTGCTGCCGAGAAAGAGCAGCGTCACCGGAGAGAAGCGGCGAAGCCGCGGAAGCGCCTGCTCGTAGGAGCCGGCAAGCGGCGTGACGGCCAGGGCCGGAAATTCTGCTCGAAGCGCCTCGCAGGTCGCGGCCAGCATCGTGCGGCTGATGTCGATCGGCACGTAGCGGGCCACCGGCCGCGGATGCGGCCCGGCGGTCCAGGCATCGAGCAGATGACGCGTCTTGGTGGCGCTGCCGGCACCGAGCTCGACGAGCGTCGTTGCGCCGCACACCGCGCGGATGCGCTGCGCCTCGCGTGCGAGGATCCCCGCTTCGGTGCGAGTGGGGTAGTACTCGCGCTGCTCGGTGATGTGCTCGAAGATCTCGCTGCCGCGGTGATCGTAAAGGTAGCGGCAGCTCAGCCAGCGTGGACGATCGCCGAGGCCGCGGATTACCGATCTGGCGAACGCTTCGCGCACCAGATCCGCCTGCGAGGCGGCGACGCGGCCGACACGGTGGGCGCTCTGCAACGGCCCCGACATCGCGGGCCGCTCTATGGCGGCTTGTGGATGCAGTCAATTCCTTCGGCCTCCCACCCGAGGCGGCGCCCCTCGTGTTGTATCCTTTCGAGCGAGCACGGTTGCGTGGCCTGGCCGCATTGCGTGGGCGGCGCGCCTTGCCGACAATCAAGTCGGTTGCATCGGCAACGCCCGTCGTGGCGCGTACTTGCGCAGCGGGCGGAGCCCGGCGCACGACGGGGAAAACCAGCGGTGGCATACGCGACGACGGTGGGTGGTACGCGCTGGGTCTTTCGCGACCTGAAGGACCTGCTCGCGAAAGCCTCGCCCGATCGCTCCGGCGATCACCTTGCCGGTATTGCCGCCGCGTCGGCGACCGAGCGGTTCGCGGCCCAGTCCGCGCTCGCCGACCTGCCGCTCAAGGAGTTCCTCGAATACGAGCTGGTGCCTTACGAAGAGGACGAGGTCACACGCCTCATCGTGGACACGCACGACGCTGCTGCGTTTGCGCCGGTTGCATCGCTGACCGTCGGTGAGCTTCGCGAGTGGCTGCTCGGCGACCAGGTCGACTCGCAAAGCCTGACCGCGGTTGCGCCTGGACTGACGCCGGAGATGGTTGCCGCGGTTTCCAAGCTGATGCGCCTGCAGGACCTCGCGGTGGTGTCGGCGCGCTGCGAAGTCGTCACGCGTTTCCGCGGCACGATCGGGCTTCGCGCCCGGCTCGCTACGCGTCTTCAGCCGAATCATCCGACCGACGACAGCCGCGGCATCGCTGCGGCAATCGTCGACGGTCTGCTGCTCGGCGCAGGCGACGCGGTGATCGGCGTGAACCCCGCAGGAGACGGTGTCGCCAACTACGTGCGCATCGTCACGCTCCTCGACGACATTCGCACCAGGCTCGGCCTTCCGGGCCAGGGCTGCTGCCTCGGCCACGTGACGACTGCGATCGAAGCGATCGAGCGGGGCGCGCCGGTAGACCTGGTTTTCCAGTCGATTGCCGGCTCGCAGAAGGCCAACGCCGGCTTCGGCGTCACGCTGGCGCTGCTGCGCGAAGCGCAGGCCGCTGCGCTGTCGCTCCGGCGCGGCACCGTCGGGGACAACGTGATGTATTTTGAAACCGGACAGGGCGCGGCGCTTTCGGCCGAAGCCCACCACGGCGTCGACCAGCAGACGATGGAAGCGCGCGCTTACGCAGTGGCTCGTGCGTTCCGCCCCCTGCTGCTGAACACCGTCGTCGGATTCATCGGCCCCGAGTACCTCTACGATGGAAAGCAGATCCAGCGCGCGGGCCTCGAGGATCATTTCTGCGGCAAGCTGCTCGGCGTGCCGATGGGCGTCGACGTCTGCTACACGAACCACGCCGAGGCGGACCAGGACGACATGGATTCGCTGCTCGCAATGCTCGTGCTGGCCGGCGTCAACTTCGTCATCACCGTTCCCGGCGCCGACGACGTCATGCTGAACTACCAGAGCCTGTCCCACCACGACGTGCTCGCGGTGCGCGCGCTCACCGGAAGGCGCTGCGCACCCGAATTCGAGGCATGGCTCGCGAGCATGGGGTTGGCCGACGACCGTGGCAGGCTGCTCGCGAATCCCGACCGTCGCGCGCTCGAGGGCGCGCTGGCGGCAATCGAGAGTGCGCCGTGACCCGGTTGCCGAGCGTGATTCCCGCGGCGATCTCGCGCGAGGTGCTCGGCCGCCACACCGCGGCGCGCGTGGCACTCGGGCGCGCCGGAGCGAGCCTGCCGACGCGCGCCCACCTTGCATTCGTCGGTGACCACGCGCGCGCACGCGACGCCGTGTGGACCGCCGTCGATTTCGATGCGCTGGCCGCTGCGCTCGGCGCCCGCTCCCTGGTGACCGTGCGCCTGCACAGCCGCGCGCCCGACCGCGCCACCTACCTTCGAAGGCCCGACCTGGGACGGCTTCTCGACGATGCGTCCCTTTCGCGCCTTGCGTCGCTCGCGGAGGCCGGCGGCAACCGCATCGCAATCGTCATCGCCGACGGGCTCTCGGCAGAGGCCGTGCAGACCAACGCCGTGGCCGTCGTCGAACCTCTCGTCGCTGCGCTCGAGGCGCAAGGATCTCGCGTCGCTTGCGTGGCTCTCGTCGAGCAGGGACGCGTCGCGGTGGGCGATCCCGTCGGCGAAGCGCTCGGCGCTGACCTCGTCGTCGTGCTGATCGGCGAGCGACCGGGCCTGTCGGCCGCCGACTCCCTCGGCTGTTACGTGACGTGGGCGCCGCGGCCCGGCACGCCGGATTCGCGGCGCAACTGCATCTCGAACATCCGATGCGGCGGCCTGATTCCTGCCGATGCAGCGGCGCGAATCGCATGGCTCGTCGGCGAGGCGACGAAAAGACGCCTTACCGGCGTCGCGCTGAAGCAGGAAGAAGTCCCCGTTTCTCGTTGAGCGTAGCGCAGGCGGCTGCCCCGCCGGGTGCGACGCTGCTGCGCCGTCACAGTGGTTTCCGCGCCGCCGCGGGGGCAGGGGGTCTCGACGCGACTGCAATATGCTGACTGGATGGACATCGACGTGATGAGGCGCAGTGGTGTCCGACCTGACCAATCTTCCGACCTGCAACGAGAACGGCGACGTCCACGTCGTCGTCGAGGCGCCGCGCGGATCGCTCGTCAAGCTGAAGTTCGAGCCGCTCCTGAGGACATGGGTGTTCCAGCGCGCATTGCCGCTCGGGGTCGCGTATCCGTACGACTGGGGCTTCATCCCGAGCACGACGGCTGCGGACGGAGATCCGCTCGACGCGATGGTGCTGAGCGACGTTGCGACCTGGCCGGGCGTCGTCATCGAAACTTCGCCGATCGGTGCGGTCTCGATGGTCCAGCGCGACGGCAAGGGCGAGGCGGAGATACGCAACGACAGGATCATCCTGGTTCCGCGGCGTGACCGCCGTTACGAGGACGTCCGTGACATTTCGAAACGAATGCGCGAGGAGCTCGAACAGTTCTTCGTCACCGCGATCGAAATGACGGGCAAGAGCGTGAAAATCGAAGGCTGGAAGAGCGCGAAAGCCGCCCAGCGCGCGATCCGCAAGGCGAGCGGCCGCTACGAGCGCGGTGCCGGCCGGCGTTGAGACGGCCGCGGACGATGCTCATTGCTGCGGCTGCCCGGCGCCCAGCACCGCTTCGAGCTCGAACACGTGGGGATCCTCGGCGCCGAGACGGCGCAGCGAATCGGCGAGCCGGCACACGTATTCGGCGTTCGGGCCGCTGTGGCCCCTGGCGGCGCGGATCTGCGCCGCAAGCTCGTCAAGAGGAGCCGGTCCCAGATAGTTCGGGTTGCGCGGGTCGGCCATGTAGATCAACCCCTGCACGCTCGAGTCGGGCGCGGTGAACAGGCGGGTGCGGACCCTGCGGTAGCCGCCCCGCTCGCGATGGTCGAGGTGCGCGAGCACGTCGTCGCGCTCATGGTCACGAAGCCGGAACGCGACGCCGCGGCAGACTGCGCCGATGCGACGCACCAGCGTGACCACACGGCCCGGCGCCCCCGGCTCTCCTCGATGATCCGTCGATCCCTGCCAGAAGCGGCGTTCCCAGCCATGGATGAAGCCCGGCAGCGCGACATCGTATGGAAACTCCTGCTTCCACAGGAGCGACCCGTAGCCGAAGATCCACGTCGATCCGGACACGGCTCGCGATGATATCAGCCAGCCGGGCGAAGGTCGCGCGCGATGCCTCAGGTTTTTTGCGACGCCGGCCTCGAACCGGAACGGACGCCGGTCGCAGGTCGGCGTCTCGGCTACATCCCCGGCCGCAGGCACGAGTGGATGCTCGCCGCGCCGCCGGTGCGCCCAGCCAGCGTCAGGATCGCCTCTTCGGCTTTCTCGAGCGGGAAATCGTGCGTGTGCATCTTCGCGAGCGGCACCGTGCCGGATTCGATCAGCCGGATGGCCGAACGATACGCGGCGCTGGTCACGCCGAGCACGCCGCGGATCTGGATCTCTTTTACGACGATGAGGTCGCTGATGAAGTCGGGCACGCTCTTGAAGCCCTTGACGCCGGCGAGGACGATGCGCCCGCCGGGACGCACGTAGTGCAGCGACTCGGCGACCGGCTCGGTCGCGTTCGCCGAGACCTCGACGACGACATCGGCTCCGCGCCCGCCGGTGAGCTCCTTGACGCGCGTGCGCACGTCCTCGTTCTCGACGTCGATCGTCGCATCGGCGCCAAACTCGCGCGCGAGTGCCATCTTGGCCCCGTCGCGCGCAAGACCGGTGACGATGATCTTTGCGGCGCCAGCCGCGCGGCATGCAATGACGCTCGCGAGGCCGCGCTGTCCCGGCCCGAGGATCAGCACCGTATCGCCGGGCCCCACTTCCCCGGCCTCGACGGCCCAGCGAAAGCCGGCGCCGAGAGGATTGAACATCACCGCGAGCTCGGCCGGAATCGATCGGTCGATCTTGTGCAGCAGCGTGTTCGGATCCAGGTACATGTAGTCGGCGTACGCGCCCCACAGGCCCGGAGGATGCGACAACGGTACGTAGGCGTACCCGAACATCGTGCCGCGGCCGCGGCAGAGCTGGTAGTCGCCGGCGACGCAATCGCGGCAGTTCCCGCAGCGAATCAATGTTTCGACAGCGACACGGTCGCCGGCGTCGACTCCCCAGCGCCTGGCCGCGCGGTCGCCGATGCGCTCGATGATCCCGAGAGGCTCGTGGCCGGGCACCAGAGGCATGCGCACCGGCAGCAATCCGTCGTATTGCTCGACATCACTACCGCAGATCCCGCACGCTTCCACGCGAAGGATCGCGCTGTCGGCGTCGATGTCGGGAACCTCGATGTCGCGCATCTCGAGGGCGCGTGGCCCGGTCTGCACGACCGCGCGCGAATTCACGACGCGATCTCCATCAGTCTTTTCGACTGCCGGCGGATCCAGGTGGATCGGAGATCAGCAGTGTTCCCTGCGCGACGCAGACGAGCTTTGCTCCGTTGCTCACGTCGACGCGCACCACGGCCGAGCGTCGTCCGCAGGAGAGCACTCGCGATTCCGCAACGAGCGTGCCGCTCTTGACCGCTGCGAGGTAGTTGATCTTGAACTCGGTGGTCGCTGCCCATTGGCCCGGCTTCATCAACGGATAGAGCACGCAACCGAGCGCATGGTCGACGAGGCCGGCCATCACGCCGCCGTGGATCGCGCCCATGATCGTCAGCAGCTCTTCGCGAATCGGCATGCTCGCGCGCAGGAAGCCGGGGGTGATCTCGTCGATGGTGACGCCGAGATAGCCGGGGAGCCCGCCGATCTTGTCGCTGGCGGCGACCATCGCGCTGGCGATCTTCGGGTTGAATTCGGGAAACTCTGGGGCGGCGCTGCTCACGGACGTTGCTCCTGCGGGCCGGTTGCCCGCGTTTTGCGCCGTCCGTGAGGCAGAGTCGAGGGGCGCCGTCAGCCCGGCATCGAATCCTCGAGCCTCACGATCTTGCCGTCGCGGATCCAGGCTCTCTCCTCGCCCGTCACTCGCAGGTCCGGCTCGCCCTTCTTCCGGTACGTCACTGCCCACGCGACGAAGACGGCGCCGTCGCGAATTTCGGGGCCGGACAGGGGCTCGAGCAGTCTCTCGTCGTAGAGCCGGTCGAAGGAGTTCACCGATTCGATGAGGTGATCGACGATCTGGTCGCGACCGCTCCAGGTGCCGCCGAACGGAGGGCCGGCTGCCACTTCATAGACGGCGTCGTCGGAAAAAGACTCGCGAACGGGCTTCCAGTCATCGCTGACGAAGGCCGCTTCGAATGCCGCGGCGTAGCGGGCGAAAGCTTCGATGTCGTTCATGGACGCACCTCGGCAGCAGGAACTGTGGATATGGTGGGCCGGCCGTCGAAACCTGCAACTGCCGCGCGCGGGCATGGCGCAGGTCTCGCGTACGGCGCGGCGCAGGTGCCGCGCTCGGACGCGGCGCAGCGCCAGGCCCGGAGGCGGCGCGGTGCGGCCGGCCTCGAAGGCGCGCCGGGCCCTGCGAAGCCGACGAAGCGCTTTCGGGCCCACCCCAAAGGGGGGCTTGTCCGTACGCCGAAAGAGCGGGGAAAACAGCGCGAATAGACCTTGCCGCGCCCCGTCGAAGAAATATTGACTTTTCTGTATGGTATGGAAATGGTCGCCTCATGCACATCACAGCCCAGGAAGAGTACGGACTTCGCTGCCTCCTGCGGGTGGCCATGCACGAGTCCGGCGAGCCGATGCGAACCCAGGAGGTCGCCGCCGCCGAGGGGCTCAGCCTCGAGTACGCCGCCAAGCTGATGCGGACGCTCAAGAACCAGGGTTTCGTCGAGAGCACCCGCGGCGCCGCCGGCGGCTACCACCTGGCGCGGCCGGCGTCCGAAATCAGCGTCTGGCAGGTGCTCGAAGAGCTCGGCGGTCCTCTTTACGAGGAAAAGTTCTGCGACGCCCACACCGGCTCCCAGCGAAGCTGCATGCATTCGACGGATTGCTCGATCCGCGCACTGTGGCGCAACGTCAACGGCATCCTGAAGACGGCGCTGTCGGCGATCTCGCTGACTGACCTTTCGCGCAACGAAGGAATGCTGCACGCGTGGCTCGCGCGCGACACGTCGGCGCCGCGCGCCGCGTCGCTGGCGGGCGCTGCGTCCCTGTCCGCCCCGGAGCCTGCGCGATGAGCGGCGGCCAGGACGCAAGAGACTTCGTCTCCGAGCGGGGCGACTACAAGTACGGCTTCGTCACCGACATCGAGAGTGACATCGTCGCGCCCGGCCTCAGCGAGGACCTGATCCGCCTGCTGTCGAAGAAGAAAGGCGAGCCCGACTTCATGCTCGACTGGCGCCTGAAGGCGTACCGGTCGTGGATGAAAATGGCACGCAGCGAGGGCGAGCCGAAGTGGCCCCACCTCAAGATCGCGCCGGTCGACTACCAGGCGATCAGCTACTACGCGGCCCCCAAGGCGAAGCCGTCGCTCCAGAGCATGGACGAGGTCGATCCCGCGCTTCGCGACACCTTCAACAAGCTCGGCATTCCGCTCGACGAGCAGATGCTGCTCGCCGGCGTGGCCGTCGATGCGGTGTTCGACAGCGTCTCGGTTGCGACGACGTTCAAGGCGAAGCTGGCCGAGGCGGGAGTGATCTTCTGCTCCTTCAGCGAGGCCGTGCAGAACCACCCCGACCTCATTCGCAAGTATCTCGGAACGGTGGTGCCGATCACCGACAACTTCTATGCGGCGCTCAACTCGGCCGTCTTCACCGACGGCAGCTTCTGCTACATCCCGCCGGGCGTGCGCTGCCCGATGGAGCTGTCGACGTACTTCCGCATCAACGCGCAGAACACCGGACAGTTCGAAAGGACGCTGATCGTCGCCGACGAGGGTTCGTACGTGAGCTACCTCGAAGGTTGCACGGCGCCCAAGCGCGACGAGAACCAGCTCCACGCTGCGGTCGTCGAGCTGGTTGCGCACGAGCGCGCCCAGATCAAGTACTCGACGGTCCAGAACTGGTATCCGGGCGACAAGGAAGGCCGCGGCGGCATCTACAACTTCGTGACCAAGCGCGGCAAGTGCGCCGGCGCCCATTCGAAGATCTCCTGGACCCAGGTCGAGACCGGATCGGCGATCACGTGGAAGTACCCGAGCTGCATCCTCCAGGGCGACCATTCGGTCGGCGAGTTCTATTCGGTGGCTGTGACCAACAACCACCAGCAGGCCGACACCGGCACCAAGATGCTGCACATCGGCAAGAACACGCGCAGCACCATCGTGTCCAAGGGCATCGCGGCGGGCCACGGCCAGCAGAGCTATCGCGGCCTGGTGCAGGTGGCGCCCGGCGCCGACGGGGCTCGCAATTATTCGCAGTGCGATTCGCTGCTGATCGGCGACCGCTGCGGCTGCCACACGTTCCCGTACATCGACGTGAGAAACCGCACGGCGCAGGTCGAGCACGAAGCCTCGACCTCGAAGATCGGTGAGGACCAGCTCTTCTACTGCCAGCAGCGCGGCCTCTCGGCCGAGGACGCCGTCTCGCTGATCGTCAACGGCTTCTGCAAGCAGGTGTTTCGCGAGCTGCCGATGGAGTTCGCCGTCGAGGCCCAGAAGCTGCTCGGCGTTACCCTCGAAGGGGCGGTCGGATGAGCGAAGCTGCGATGCTTTCCATCCGCGACCTTCACGCCGAGATCGACGGCAAGCCGATCCTGCGCGGGCTCAGCCTCGAGGTGGGCGCCGGCGAAGTGCACGCGATCATGGGGCCGAACGGCTCGGGCAAGAGCACGCTTGCGCAGATCCTGGCCGGCCGCGACCTTTACCGCGTCACCGCGGGCGAGGTGCTCTACCAGGGGCGCGACCTGCTCGCGATGCCGGCCGACGAGAGGGCTCGCGAGGGAGTGTTCCTTTCGTTCCAGTATCCGGTCGAGCTGCCGGGCATCGCGAATTCGTACTTTCTCAAGGCCGCGCTCAACGCGCAGCGCCGCCACCGCGGCCTGTCCGAGATGGACGCCGTCGACTTCCTGCAGGCCGCGCGCGCGAAGATGAAGATCGTAGGGCTGAGCGAAGAGCTGCTGCACCGCTCCGTCAACGAAGGCTTTTCGGGCGGCGAGAAGAAGCGCAACGAAATTTTCCAGATGGCGATGCTCGAGCCGCGCCTGGCGATCCTCGACGAGACCGACTCGGGTCTCGACGTGGACGCGTTGCGCACCGTCGCCGATGGAGTCAACAGCGTGCGCTCGCCCGAGCGATCCATGCTGCTGATCACGCACTACCAGCGCCTGCTCGACTACGTGAAGCCCGACTTCACGCACGTGCTGGCCGGCGGACGGATCGTGCGCTCCGGTGGCCCCGGCCTCGCGCTCGAGGTCGAGGAGCGCGGCTACACGTGGATCGAGGAGCAGGCAGCGCCTGCGGCGTGACGGAAAAGGACGAGACCATGGCGACGGCCGATCCGAAAGCAGCATTCACCGGCGATTTCGAGCGCCTGCGTGAAGGTCTGCCCGGCCGCGGCGCCGCGTGGCTCGACGCGCTGAGGCGTGACGCGATCAGCGCCTTCGCGCTCGCCGGCTTTCCCGGAGTTCGCGACGAGGACTGGAAGTACACGAACATCCTTCCGGCGCTGAAGGACCGGCTGGAACCCGTGCTCGATTCCGAGGCCGCCGCCGTCGATGACAGTCGGCTGAGGCCGCTCGTTTCGCAGGCTTCGGGCATCACCGCCGACGCTCCCCTCGTCGTTTTCGTCGACGGGCACTTTCGCGCTTCGCTGTCGCGGCCCGGTGGCAGCGTCGCCGGCGCTTCGGTGCGACTGTCGAGTCTTCGCGAGCGCCTGGCGACCGATCCTCAGCAACTGGAGCCGTGGCTCGGACGCTACCTGCCGGTTGCGGCCCACGGATTTGCCGCTCTCAACACCGCCTTTCTCGACGACGGTGCGGTCATCGAGATTGCCGAAGGAGCGATCAATGAACAGCCGCTCCACGTCGTCTACCTTGCGACGCGGCGCGAGCGGCCTTTCGTCGCGTATCCGCGCAACGTCGTCATCGCCGGGCCCCGCAGCTCGGCACTGGTGGTCGAGCATTACATTGGCGAGGACGGCGCGCGGTGCCTGACCAACGCCGCGAGCGAAGTCGTGCTCCGCTCCGGGGCCGTGCTCGGTCACGTTCGCATCCAGGACGAAGCGAAGTCTTCGTTCCACGTCGCGCGCGTCGAGGTGGAACAGGGACCCGGCAGCAATTTCGTATCGCACGCCTTCGGGTTCGGCGCGGCATTGTCGCGAACCGAGCTCACCGTGCGCCTGGCGGGTGAGCAGGCCGAATGCCGGATGTCGGGACTGTATGCGATGGACGGCTCGCGCCACGTCGACCACCACGTGACGATCGACCACTGCGCGCCGCACACGCGCAGCGACCAGCTCTTCAAGGGCATCCTCGACGACAAATCGCGCGGCGTGTTCACCGGAAGAGTGCTCGTGCGTGCCGGCTCGCAGAAAATCAGGGCGATGCAGAAGAACCCGAGCATTCTGCTCGGCGAAGGCGCGGTGGCCGAAACGCGGCCCCAGCTCGAGATCTACGCCGACGACGTCGTGTGCAACCACGGAGCCACCGTCGGCCGCCTCGACGAGAGCGCGCTGTTCTACCTGC
This region of Candidatus Binatia bacterium genomic DNA includes:
- the egtB gene encoding ergothioneine biosynthesis protein EgtB yields the protein MSGPLQSAHRVGRVAASQADLVREAFARSVIRGLGDRPRWLSCRYLYDHRGSEIFEHITEQREYYPTRTEAGILAREAQRIRAVCGATTLVELGAGSATKTRHLLDAWTAGPHPRPVARYVPIDISRTMLAATCEALRAEFPALAVTPLAGSYEQALPRLRRFSPVTLLFLGSSIGNLNPDELGEFFTMLTANLADRDQLLLGIDLVKDTRVLEAAYNDADGWSAAFTLNLFSRMNRELGTEVDVASLEHVARWNEEKSRIDIFARALRPVVVTLPRWKRQFRIEAGEEVLVEISRKFRTEQMIADAMRHGFGHVETFTDPDCLFALLLLRYRAHADRPARLRERLRTELQEQRERTLEIVAPLTPAGLTSQHSPILSPVVWDLGHIASYEQEWVYRTASRRGTADVPAYDAGIYDPIRHPRRVRGSLALSSGAQCLSDLEAARDATLALLDSAPLTSEDPLLRDGYVFSMIAQHEAQHGETILQGIQLTNFPQYEPSRRIETQPPACAAGSGEEVLIAAGPFTMGSDDRSAAYDNERPCHIVDLPSFWIDAHPVTNEVFARFVEDGGYRRREMWTTEGWQWLRESGANHPAGWRREGDGNWSELAFGRRAPLVADRPVVHVCWYEAVACARWLGRRLPSEAEWEKAAAWDLERGVARLYPWGDSEPSPHRANLDQRTFAPAAVGAYPQGRSYYGCGQMLGDVWEWTASDFLPYPGFRAFPYPEYSQVHFGSAHKVLRGGSWATASIAIRNTFRNWDLPQRRQIFAGFRCAHD
- a CDS encoding ethanolamine ammonia-lyase subunit EutB, giving the protein MAYATTVGGTRWVFRDLKDLLAKASPDRSGDHLAGIAAASATERFAAQSALADLPLKEFLEYELVPYEEDEVTRLIVDTHDAAAFAPVASLTVGELREWLLGDQVDSQSLTAVAPGLTPEMVAAVSKLMRLQDLAVVSARCEVVTRFRGTIGLRARLATRLQPNHPTDDSRGIAAAIVDGLLLGAGDAVIGVNPAGDGVANYVRIVTLLDDIRTRLGLPGQGCCLGHVTTAIEAIERGAPVDLVFQSIAGSQKANAGFGVTLALLREAQAAALSLRRGTVGDNVMYFETGQGAALSAEAHHGVDQQTMEARAYAVARAFRPLLLNTVVGFIGPEYLYDGKQIQRAGLEDHFCGKLLGVPMGVDVCYTNHAEADQDDMDSLLAMLVLAGVNFVITVPGADDVMLNYQSLSHHDVLAVRALTGRRCAPEFEAWLASMGLADDRGRLLANPDRRALEGALAAIESAP
- the eutC gene encoding ethanolamine ammonia-lyase subunit EutC, yielding MTRLPSVIPAAISREVLGRHTAARVALGRAGASLPTRAHLAFVGDHARARDAVWTAVDFDALAAALGARSLVTVRLHSRAPDRATYLRRPDLGRLLDDASLSRLASLAEAGGNRIAIVIADGLSAEAVQTNAVAVVEPLVAALEAQGSRVACVALVEQGRVAVGDPVGEALGADLVVVLIGERPGLSAADSLGCYVTWAPRPGTPDSRRNCISNIRCGGLIPADAAARIAWLVGEATKRRLTGVALKQEEVPVSR
- a CDS encoding inorganic diphosphatase, with translation MSDLTNLPTCNENGDVHVVVEAPRGSLVKLKFEPLLRTWVFQRALPLGVAYPYDWGFIPSTTAADGDPLDAMVLSDVATWPGVVIETSPIGAVSMVQRDGKGEAEIRNDRIILVPRRDRRYEDVRDISKRMREELEQFFVTAIEMTGKSVKIEGWKSAKAAQRAIRKASGRYERGAGRR
- a CDS encoding gamma-glutamylcyclotransferase, producing MSGSTWIFGYGSLLWKQEFPYDVALPGFIHGWERRFWQGSTDHRGEPGAPGRVVTLVRRIGAVCRGVAFRLRDHERDDVLAHLDHRERGGYRRVRTRLFTAPDSSVQGLIYMADPRNPNYLGPAPLDELAAQIRAARGHSGPNAEYVCRLADSLRRLGAEDPHVFELEAVLGAGQPQQ
- a CDS encoding alcohol dehydrogenase catalytic domain-containing protein; translation: MNSRAVVQTGPRALEMRDIEVPDIDADSAILRVEACGICGSDVEQYDGLLPVRMPLVPGHEPLGIIERIGDRAARRWGVDAGDRVAVETLIRCGNCRDCVAGDYQLCRGRGTMFGYAYVPLSHPPGLWGAYADYMYLDPNTLLHKIDRSIPAELAVMFNPLGAGFRWAVEAGEVGPGDTVLILGPGQRGLASVIACRAAGAAKIIVTGLARDGAKMALAREFGADATIDVENEDVRTRVKELTGGRGADVVVEVSANATEPVAESLHYVRPGGRIVLAGVKGFKSVPDFISDLIVVKEIQIRGVLGVTSAAYRSAIRLIESGTVPLAKMHTHDFPLEKAEEAILTLAGRTGGAASIHSCLRPGM
- a CDS encoding PaaI family thioesterase, which gives rise to MSSAAPEFPEFNPKIASAMVAASDKIGGLPGYLGVTIDEITPGFLRASMPIREELLTIMGAIHGGVMAGLVDHALGCVLYPLMKPGQWAATTEFKINYLAAVKSGTLVAESRVLSCGRRSAVVRVDVSNGAKLVCVAQGTLLISDPPGSAGSRKD
- a CDS encoding nuclear transport factor 2 family protein, encoding MNDIEAFARYAAAFEAAFVSDDWKPVRESFSDDAVYEVAAGPPFGGTWSGRDQIVDHLIESVNSFDRLYDERLLEPLSGPEIRDGAVFVAWAVTYRKKGEPDLRVTGEERAWIRDGKIVRLEDSMPG
- a CDS encoding Rrf2 family transcriptional regulator, whose translation is MHITAQEEYGLRCLLRVAMHESGEPMRTQEVAAAEGLSLEYAAKLMRTLKNQGFVESTRGAAGGYHLARPASEISVWQVLEELGGPLYEEKFCDAHTGSQRSCMHSTDCSIRALWRNVNGILKTALSAISLTDLSRNEGMLHAWLARDTSAPRAASLAGAASLSAPEPAR